In Haloimpatiens massiliensis, the following are encoded in one genomic region:
- the coaD gene encoding pantetheine-phosphate adenylyltransferase, with protein MNRGVYPGSFDPITNGHLDIIKRSARVFDEVIVAVLINPNKSGLFSVQERVEFIERCTKDLPNVKVRSFSGLLIDFMEQNKSKVIIKGLRAVSDFEYEFQMALMNNKLNPEIETVFMMTNAEYSYLSSSSVKQVAMFGGCIKELVPEIIIEDIMKKIKKYNRGFNINK; from the coding sequence ATCCAGGAAGTTTTGACCCTATTACTAATGGTCATTTAGATATTATTAAAAGATCTGCTAGAGTATTTGATGAAGTAATAGTGGCAGTTTTGATAAATCCAAATAAAAGTGGACTTTTTTCAGTACAAGAAAGAGTTGAATTTATAGAAAGATGCACTAAAGATTTACCAAATGTTAAAGTGAGGAGTTTTAGTGGACTTTTAATAGATTTTATGGAACAAAATAAATCTAAAGTAATAATTAAAGGTTTAAGAGCAGTATCTGATTTTGAATACGAATTTCAAATGGCACTTATGAATAATAAATTAAATCCTGAAATAGAAACGGTATTTATGATGACTAATGCAGAGTATTCATATTTAAGTTCATCTTCTGTTAAGCAAGTAGCTATGTTTGGAGGGTGTATAAAAGAATTAGTGCCAGAAATAATCATTGAAGATATAATGAAGAAAATTAAAAAGTATAATAGGGGTTTTAATATTAATAAATAG
- a CDS encoding ATPase, whose translation MEVIELLEYLQDVIENSPKFIVPNKVVINKSEVMELIDRVINFLPDEFKKAKWLCEEKDRILGQALQEAEILKKEKMSLLKREIENHSVTKQAEKKAENIVISAQKQAKELRLGAIDYADFLLSDLQNEVDNQSKQMLQNLQKEMEEFLTSLSKEINEKNKTIRENIKELRDTK comes from the coding sequence ATGGAAGTTATTGAATTGTTAGAATACCTTCAAGATGTAATTGAAAACTCTCCAAAGTTTATAGTACCTAATAAAGTTGTAATAAATAAAAGTGAAGTTATGGAATTAATCGATAGAGTAATAAATTTTCTTCCAGATGAATTTAAAAAAGCAAAATGGCTTTGTGAAGAAAAGGATAGAATATTAGGACAAGCTTTGCAGGAAGCAGAAATATTAAAAAAAGAAAAAATGAGTTTATTAAAAAGAGAAATAGAAAATCATAGTGTTACTAAGCAAGCGGAGAAAAAAGCTGAAAATATAGTAATTTCAGCTCAAAAGCAGGCAAAGGAATTAAGATTAGGTGCTATTGATTATGCGGATTTTCTTTTAAGTGATCTACAAAATGAAGTAGATAATCAAAGTAAACAAATGCTGCAAAATCTTCAAAAAGAAATGGAAGAGTTTTTAACATCATTATCTAAAGAGATTAATGAAAAAAATAAAACTATACGAGAAAATATAAAAGAATTAAGGGATACTAAATAA